One region of Danio rerio strain Tuebingen ecotype United States chromosome 5, GRCz12tu, whole genome shotgun sequence genomic DNA includes:
- the mia gene encoding melanoma-derived growth regulatory protein precursor: MEKHSANWTFLLVLCGFLPLAIQAGRHMPKLSDKKLCADSECSHPILIAKALQDYYPQDCRFIPIQQGQSVYVYAMLKDRGNLFWAGSVQGSYYGEQEARLGFFPSSVVEETHALMPAEVEVKTDKWDFYCY; the protein is encoded by the exons ATGGAGAAACACTCTGCAAACTGGACTTTTCTGCTGGTGCTCTGTGGCTTCCTGCCACTGGCGATTCAAGCTGGCAGACACATGCCAAAACTCTCCGACAAGAAGCTATGCGCCGATTCAGAGTGTAGTC ATCCCATTCTCATCGCTAAAGCTCTGCAGGATTATTATCCACAAGACTGTCGCTTCATTCCTATCCAGCAGGGCCAGTCTGTCTATGTGTACGCCATGCTGAAAGACCGTGGAAACCTTTTCTGGGCTGGTAGT GTTCAAGGGTCGTATTATGGAGAGCAGGAGGCTCGCCTGGGTTTCTTCCCCAGCAGTGTTGTTGAAGAGACTCATGCGTTAATGCCTGCTGAGGTTGAGGTCAAGACTGAT AAATGGGACTTCTACTGCTATTAG
- the bicdl2 gene encoding BICD family-like cargo adapter 2 isoform X2 — protein MFSSKKENLPSPILEDSFFPFSSSHSGSSHRIMAPTMGVDDLLASPQDDRSPTLLEKDLILAAEVGQALLEKNEELASQIMQMESEMEAMQQEKHMVQRRLEVRDLEASQREAELQADISALRAQLEQKHIQGRDRRREESEQLIQLSNHNQKLVEQLAEAVSLEHTLRTELRTLREEMEDTSFSKSISSARLDSLQAENRVLKERCTHMDERLKSTQEDNERLRSERDGLRERAIELQTSLKDKETEAKETILAHSSVLREKEEEIQRLQKELQSRETELEGLREEVKLFRNSPGKPTYKALEEEMILARQERDALNQQLLNTIRHKVALSQEVESWQEDMRLVICQQVQLQQQEKEKENNKERTGFQRGTRTTKSLRLRGEEGRKGFFSSLFGGD, from the exons ATGTTTTCTTCTAAGAAGGAGAACCTGCCGTCTCCCATCCTGGAGGATTCTTTCTTCCCTTTTTCATCATCTCACTCTGGCTCCAGCCACCGGATCATGGCTCCTACTATGGGAGTGGATGATCTTCTGGCCTCACCCCAGGATGACAGAAGCCCTACTTTGCTGGAAAAGGACCTGATCTTGGCTGCGGAAGTGGGTCAAGCTTTGCTGGAGAAAAACGAGGAGTTGGCCTCTCAGATAATGCAGATGGAGAGTGAGATGGAG GCTATGCAGCAGGAAAAACATATGGTGCAGCGCCGTCTAGAGGTGCGGGACCTCGAGGCAAGTCAGCGGGAAGCAGAACTCCAGGCTGACATCTCAGCGTTACGTGCGCAGTTGGAACAGAAGCACATTCAGGGTCGTGACCGGCGGCGCGAGGAGAGCGAGCAGCTCATTCAGCTGTCAAACCACAACCAAAAACTTGTGGAACAGCTGGCAGAG GCAGTGTCATTAGAGCATACTTTGCGCACTGAGCTTCGTACTTTGAGAGAAGAAATGGAGGACACAAGTTTCAGCAAATCCATAAGCTCTGCTAGGCTGGACAGTCTGCAAGCAGAG AACCGAGTTTTGAAAGAGCGTTGCACTCATATGGATGAACGACTGAAGTCAACTCAAGAAGACAATGAGCGGCTGAGATCGGAGAGGGATGGATTGAGAGAGAGGGCGATTGAGCTTCAAACCAGCCTTAAAGATAAAGAAACAGAG GCCAAAGAAACCATTTTGGCTCATTCCTCTGTTCTGCgagaaaaagaagaagagatTCAGAGGCTACAAAAAGAG CTACAGTCCAGAGAAACTGAATTAGAAGGGCTGAGGGAGGAGGTAAAGCTGTTTCGTAACAGTCCCGGCAAACCTACTTACAA AGCCTTGGAAGAGGAAATGATCTTGGCTCGGCAAGAGCGTGACGCTCTCAACCAGCAGCTTCTGAACACCATCAGGCACAAGGTGGCACTGTCTCAAGAAGTTGAGTCTTGGCAG GAGGACATGCGTTTGGTGATCTGTCAACAGGTACAACTCCAACAGCAAGAGAAGGAAAAGGAAAACAACAAGGAACGGACAGGCTTTCAAAGAGGCACTCGCACCACCAAGTCACTGCGTCTCCGTGGGGAAGAAGGAAGGAAAGGGTTTTTCTCTTCTCTGTTTGGGGGCGACTGA
- the bicdl2 gene encoding BICD family-like cargo adapter 2 isoform X1: MFSSKKENLPSPILEDSFFPFSSSHSGSSHRIMAPTMGVDDLLASPQDDRSPTLLEKDLILAAEVGQALLEKNEELASQIMQMESEMEAMQQEKHMVQRRLEVRDLEASQREAELQADISALRAQLEQKHIQGRDRRREESEQLIQLSNHNQKLVEQLAEAVSLEHTLRTELRTLREEMEDTSFSKSISSARLDSLQAENRVLKERCTHMDERLKSTQEDNERLRSERDGLRERAIELQTSLKDKETELEQEHSTVFQLRTVNRTLQQRVQALGEEASLGEATCFPLSLQSEIQQCQAKETILAHSSVLREKEEEIQRLQKELQSRETELEGLREEVKLFRNSPGKPTYKALEEEMILARQERDALNQQLLNTIRHKVALSQEVESWQEDMRLVICQQVQLQQQEKEKENNKERTGFQRGTRTTKSLRLRGEEGRKGFFSSLFGGD, translated from the exons ATGTTTTCTTCTAAGAAGGAGAACCTGCCGTCTCCCATCCTGGAGGATTCTTTCTTCCCTTTTTCATCATCTCACTCTGGCTCCAGCCACCGGATCATGGCTCCTACTATGGGAGTGGATGATCTTCTGGCCTCACCCCAGGATGACAGAAGCCCTACTTTGCTGGAAAAGGACCTGATCTTGGCTGCGGAAGTGGGTCAAGCTTTGCTGGAGAAAAACGAGGAGTTGGCCTCTCAGATAATGCAGATGGAGAGTGAGATGGAG GCTATGCAGCAGGAAAAACATATGGTGCAGCGCCGTCTAGAGGTGCGGGACCTCGAGGCAAGTCAGCGGGAAGCAGAACTCCAGGCTGACATCTCAGCGTTACGTGCGCAGTTGGAACAGAAGCACATTCAGGGTCGTGACCGGCGGCGCGAGGAGAGCGAGCAGCTCATTCAGCTGTCAAACCACAACCAAAAACTTGTGGAACAGCTGGCAGAG GCAGTGTCATTAGAGCATACTTTGCGCACTGAGCTTCGTACTTTGAGAGAAGAAATGGAGGACACAAGTTTCAGCAAATCCATAAGCTCTGCTAGGCTGGACAGTCTGCAAGCAGAG AACCGAGTTTTGAAAGAGCGTTGCACTCATATGGATGAACGACTGAAGTCAACTCAAGAAGACAATGAGCGGCTGAGATCGGAGAGGGATGGATTGAGAGAGAGGGCGATTGAGCTTCAAACCAGCCTTAAAGATAAAGAAACAGAG CTGGAACAGGAACACAGCACTGTGTTTCAGCTGCGTACGGTCAACCGGACCCTACAGCAAAGGGTTCAAGCCTTGGGAGAAGAGGCCAGTCTGGGGGAGGCCACCTGCTTCCCTTTGTCCCTTCAGAGTGAGATCCAACAGTGCCAG GCCAAAGAAACCATTTTGGCTCATTCCTCTGTTCTGCgagaaaaagaagaagagatTCAGAGGCTACAAAAAGAG CTACAGTCCAGAGAAACTGAATTAGAAGGGCTGAGGGAGGAGGTAAAGCTGTTTCGTAACAGTCCCGGCAAACCTACTTACAA AGCCTTGGAAGAGGAAATGATCTTGGCTCGGCAAGAGCGTGACGCTCTCAACCAGCAGCTTCTGAACACCATCAGGCACAAGGTGGCACTGTCTCAAGAAGTTGAGTCTTGGCAG GAGGACATGCGTTTGGTGATCTGTCAACAGGTACAACTCCAACAGCAAGAGAAGGAAAAGGAAAACAACAAGGAACGGACAGGCTTTCAAAGAGGCACTCGCACCACCAAGTCACTGCGTCTCCGTGGGGAAGAAGGAAGGAAAGGGTTTTTCTCTTCTCTGTTTGGGGGCGACTGA
- the bicdl2 gene encoding BICD family-like cargo adapter 2 (The RefSeq protein has 1 substitution compared to this genomic sequence), with product MFSSKKENLPSPILEDSFFPFSSSHSGSSHRIMAPTMGVDDLLASPQDDRSPTLLEKDLILAAEVGQALLEKNEELASQIMQMESEMEAMQQEKHMVQRRLEVRDLEASQREAELQADISALRAQLEQKHIQGRDRRREESEQLIQLSNHNQKLVEQLAEAVSLEHTLRTELRTLREEMEDTSFSKSISSARLDSLQAENRVLKERCTHMDERLKSTQEDNERLRSERDGLRERAIELQTSLKDKETELEQEHSTVFQLRTVNRTLQQRVQALGEEASLGEATCFPLSLQSEIQQCQAKETILAHSSVLREKEEEIQRLQKELQSRETELEGLREEVKLFRNSPGKPTYKALEEEMILARQERDALNQQLLNTIRHKVALSQEVESWQEDMRLVICQQVQLQQQEKEKENNKERTGFQRGTRTTKSLRLRGEEGRKGFFSALFGGD from the exons ATGTTTTCTTCTAAGAAGGAGAACCTGCCGTCTCCCATCCTGGAGGATTCTTTCTTCCCTTTTTCATCATCTCACTCTGGCTCCAGCCACCGGATCATGGCTCCTACTATGGGAGTGGATGATCTTCTGGCCTCACCCCAGGATGACAGAAGCCCTACTTTGCTGGAAAAGGACCTGATCTTGGCTGCGGAAGTGGGTCAAGCTTTGCTGGAGAAAAACGAGGAGTTGGCCTCTCAGATAATGCAGATGGAGAGTGAGATGGAG GCTATGCAGCAGGAAAAACATATGGTGCAGCGCCGTCTAGAGGTGCGGGACCTCGAGGCAAGTCAGCGGGAAGCAGAACTCCAGGCTGACATCTCAGCGTTACGTGCGCAGTTGGAACAGAAGCACATTCAGGGTCGTGACCGGCGGCGCGAGGAGAGCGAGCAGCTCATTCAGCTGTCAAACCACAACCAAAAACTTGTGGAACAGCTGGCAGAG GCAGTGTCATTAGAGCATACTTTGCGCACTGAGCTTCGTACTTTGAGAGAAGAAATGGAGGACACAAGTTTCAGCAAATCCATAAGCTCTGCTAGGCTGGACAGTCTGCAAGCAGAG AACCGAGTTTTGAAAGAGCGTTGCACTCATATGGATGAACGACTGAAGTCAACTCAAGAAGACAATGAGCGGCTGAGATCGGAGAGGGATGGATTGAGAGAGAGGGCGATTGAGCTTCAAACCAGCCTTAAAGATAAAGAAACAGAG CTGGAACAGGAACACAGCACTGTGTTTCAGCTGCGTACGGTCAACCGGACCCTACAGCAAAGGGTTCAAGCCTTGGGAGAAGAGGCCAGTCTGGGGGAGGCCACCTGCTTCCCTTTGTCCCTTCAGAGTGAGATCCAACAGTGCCAG GCCAAAGAAACCATTTTGGCTCATTCCTCTGTTCTGCgagaaaaagaagaagagatTCAGAGGCTACAAAAAGAG CTACAGTCCAGAGAAACTGAATTAGAAGGGCTGAGGGAGGAGGTAAAGCTGTTTCGTAACAGTCCCGGCAAACCTACTTACAA AGCCTTGGAAGAGGAAATGATCTTGGCTCGGCAAGAGCGTGACGCTCTCAACCAGCAGCTTCTGAACACCATCAGGCACAAGGTGGCACTGTCTCAAGAAGTTGAGTCTTGGCAG GAGGACATGCGTTTGGTGATCTGTCAACAGGTACAACTCCAACAGCAAGAGAAGGAAAAGGAAAACAACAAGGAACGGACAGGCTTTCAAAGAGGCACTCGCACCACCAAGTCACTGCGTCTCCGTGGGGAAGAAGGAAGGAAAGGGTTTTTCTCTTCTCTGTTTGGGGGCGACTGA
- the crfb12 gene encoding cytokine receptor family member B12 precursor (The RefSeq protein has 13 substitutions, 1 non-frameshifting indel compared to this genomic sequence): MTGFLTCMFTLLLICLIPCKATLSPPEVLTVGLLDFKATAEWLPGQGNPPGTRYTLEFIHAQNMSGGKWIGSPKCTDIGLLKCELNFDKPPFDLHWNYFLRVKATFKGTSSNWTTTTSSFQPYGDTRLSPPDVKISTDQKSIQINFNHWLESNTRTKPLDYLLSLFENSPAGETKFVAVISTSKSPYVFHDVPSGKNYCISVSASHHQASKNNNFNTTKCIFLLDSTRGVVLIVGIVAVLVIMFLAGIFLFFVCFNHIKPNIKKLRVPSALLNVSKPCRVLPLIPEAFQTIYQTLTWPKTNMNPEERELASDDDSNNEYLERGNFADNSYSVTNINLPEEAKTSNKYTLATNMEQSDGSGLSKMDNDSMHSGTSESCRSRSSKKIQMSIIDTQEEYRLETVFLEETLSCASIINDERELPDEQKVNEEDMDHEDYDSASEDDFKDEYIQRENFTIDPYFIASLNPLDEAKISNPYTIAADLEQSDGSGLSEINMHSESCTSKHSSSSEKLRTSIMDTLEKYEMEICFPEETPSCSSRDNYERDLPDEEKENEEEMNVLLPENVLEGGYEPRHNNKYEV, translated from the exons CAACGCTTTCTCCTCCAGAGGTCCTGACTGTAGGGTTATTGGATTTTAAGGCTACAGCTGAATGGCTTCCAGGACAAGGAAATCCTCCTGGAACCAGATATACATTGGAGTTCATACATGCACAAAACAT GTCTGGAGGAAAGTGGATTGGGTCTCCAAAATGCACTGACATAGGCTTACTGAAATGTGAACTAAACTTTGACAAGCCACCTTTTGACCTCCATTGGAATTATTTTTTGAGAGTCAAGGCAACATTTAAAGGGACAAGCTCAAACTGGACAACTACAACAAGCTCCTTCCAGCCATATGGAGACA CTCGTCTGAGTCCTCCAGATGTAAAGATCTCAACAGACCAAAAGTCCATTCAAATCAATTTTAATCACTGGCTGGAATCAAATACAAGGACGAAACCACTGGACTACCTGCTTTCTCTTTTCGAGAACAGTCCTGCAGGGGAAACAAAG tttGTAGCTGTGATATCAACCTCAAAATCCCCGTATGTTTTCCATGATGTGCCGTCCGGGAAGAACTATTGCATCAGTGTTTCCGCCAGTCATCATCAGGCCTCAAAGAACAACAACTTCAACACCACCAAATGTATCTTTCTGTTAG attCTACTAGAGGCGTTGTGCTAATAGTTGGCATTGTGGCTGTGCTGGTGATTATGTTTTTAGCtgggatttttttgttttttgtttgttttaaccaCATCAAGCCCAACATCAAGAAACTACGCGTTCCATCAGCCTTG CTCAATGTTTCGAAACCTTGTAGGGTCCTACCGCTAATCCCTGAGGCATTCCAAACGATTTACCAAACACTGACCTGGCCAAAAACAAATATGAACCCAGAGGAGCGAGAGTTGGCATCAGACGACGACTCTAATAATGAATACCTTGAGAGGGGAAATTTTGCAGTTAACTCCTATTCCGTCACCAATATTAACCTGCCAGAGGAAGCAAAGACATCAAATAAGTACACACTTGCTACTAATATGGAACAGAGCGATGGAAGTGGATTATCGGAAATGGATAATGACAGTATGCATTCAGGTACCTCAGAATCTTGTCGTTCAAGATCATCTGAAAAGCTACAAATGAGTATTATTGATACGCATGAGGAATACAGGCTGGAAACCGTTTTTTTGGAGGAAACTCTATCCTGTGCTTCTATCATTAACAATGAAAGAGAACTGTCAGAGGAGGAGAAAGTGAACGAGGAGGATATGGACCATGAGGACTACGATTCTGCATCAGAAGATGACTTTAAAGATGAATACATTCAGAGGGAAAATTTTACAATTGACCCATATTTTATTGCCAGTCTTAACCCTTTAGATGAGGCTGAGATATCAAATCCCTACACAATTGGTGCTGATTTGGAGCAGAGCGATGGAAGTGGATTATCTGAAATAAATGTTGACGATATGCATTCAGAATCTTGTACTTCAAAACATTCAAGTTCATCAGAGAAGCTACGAACAAGTATTATGGATACGCTTGAGAAATATGAGATGGAAATCTGTTTTCCAGAGGAAACTCCTTCTTGTTCTTCTAGGGATAATTATGAAAGAGACCTGCTTGATGAGCAGAAAGAGAATGAGGAGGAAATGAATGTATTGTTGCCTGAAAATGTCTTAGAAGGTGGCTATGAGCCAAGACATAATAACAAATATGAAGTATAA